Genomic DNA from Chaetodon auriga isolate fChaAug3 chromosome 13, fChaAug3.hap1, whole genome shotgun sequence:
GAAGATGGCGGTCCAGGCCAATGGCATGCAAAAGTAGAAGCCAAAGAGCCACCAGTCCTTTACTGATTTATAAAACTGTTGATTGAACATGACAGAGgcccacagtcagtcagtgccaCAGATGACATGAAGTCCAATGGTTGCTACGTTACAGCACGCATAAAATAATATTTCACACAGATATAGTTTCACAAGGACATCTACAAGAACGAGTCGGGCATCTGTTAGATGAAATCATATGAGAGCCATTATTCATTTCATCTCCTACCAACACTTACTGCTGTACGTTGGGTGTAAAAAGACAATCCAATCAAAACACATGttgatctgtttgttttatcctGTTGCATTACCTGCATGAACTGTGCGGTTTGCATGGGATGAAGCAGACATATTCTCAGATGCTTGTCTTTATAGTCCATTGTTATCATATCAAAGCCGACAACTTCAGGCACAGCCAGCAGGATAGAAATAACCCATATCAGAGTTATTTCGATTGCTGTCCACGCTGAAACCCCAATGCCTTTGATTCGATTCCAGGATACTACAGCTCGATATCTGCTCAAATCAATGGAAAATGTTATGGCTTGGGGGACTGTTTTGTCTGTAACAATGATACATTTTTCAGTTAAAGAACATTTCAAGGGCTAATGCTTAACAAATCTGTCTGCTTGATGAAATACAGatagcagcagacaaacagtgttTCCTTGTAGGGCACAGGACAGTGCTGCTTATCTCCTTACCTGTCAACACTCAGAGCACATAAGCTCAACACAGTAATTCCAACAGAGGTTTTCTGTAGAAAGGGGACAAGTTTGCACAGCACCACACCGAATGGCCAATCTTCTGCCATGagctgaagcaaaaacaaaggacaaaacCAGAGGGAATCAGTTCAAGGTGAGATTGAAGTTTTAAAATGGATATAAAGAGACCAGGATGAGGTGCAACATTGTGTTCTCATTGTAATTGCACAGCGTGAGGGGAGCAACTCACCCTGTATGCATTGATTGGGATGTCTATCACGATGTGGATTAGATCCCCCAAAGCAAGGCTCGCAATGAGAATGTTTGGTCCACTTCTCATGCATTTGTTTACATATATGATTTTTAGTAAGGCTGAATTCCCCACTATGCCAACGACGAAAACAACAAGAGAAACCACAGTATTGACATATTTGAAGGCGTCTCTGATTCCAGCCGACTCTGAGCACATAGGAGGGTGTGGTGTTTTTGGTCCTGCTTCTCGAGTTGGATGAATTGAGCTGttggatttctgtttttccagtaTTAAAAGACCAGAGGAGGCCGTTTCAGAGAGCTCAATTACAGCGAATGGTTCTGAATGCTGATCACTGGCCTCGACTCTGATGAGAATATTTCCCAAACAAAGAACCAGAGCTACCGTCCACATTGTTGATGATTTCCTCAAAAGGCCCTGAAAAGCTTTTCGCCAGCACCAGACTGAAAATGAGAGTGGAAATAATTAGCACTGCATCTTAGCCTTGAGATTTACAGCAAAGCATTTAGGTGAGGAGAAGGATTAATTCAATTTCCTGATCAAAAggcaacaataaacaaacagcactgacacaatATGATACTCTGAGTTATGCCAGCTTACCTTTAGATGTACaaaatctgcagaaaatgagTCTCTGCAATACAAAAAAAGGCTGtatgtttaaaacaaagcaagaCTCTGCTACTACTTTGTTGCTGTGCCTGCTATAAATGTTTGAACCCAGCAGAGGGAAATCAGGGTTTTATACACGAAGGGATTGTTGTCAACATTAGTCATCGATCTGTCAGTAGTGACTGTAATTACTTCCCTTGATGCATCATCCTCAATAAAAGGATGGTGTTGAAGTGTATTGTCTGTTATCACAGGGTGAGATCATTATATAGGATTCAGTGGGGATATTATGTTACCATTGTTTCCCCTTCTTTCACTAAAAGTTGgccatttttttgtttgacatAAAAGTTCCACACAAAATCTAAATGTAGCAAAATGTCTATTTTAGTGagaagatgatttttttttttttctcaaagccATAGAGCCTGTTTCATTAAACTTAGAAGTCATCATTAGAGAATGTAATGGGAATAGGAAAACTGTCTTCTGCAGCTATTCGACGGTTTGGATGTACACGAGCCCGATGCAAAACTACTGTCGGGCAAATGCACttgaacaataacaaaaatgataCAAATGGAACCGTGAAATATTCAGCGAGTGTCCTCTTGAGATTTTAGTTGACacgtcaggttttttttttaaaaaaaaaaaacatgagtcAGTCTCCATCCTACCGCGGAGACTGTGCCTCTGCATCTCCTGAGAGTCCTGAAGAAGGTGACTTCTCCCCTCGACAGCTTTGTGACAACCTGAAGAGCCTGGAGGAGCACGAGACAGAAGACCAGAAAGATCCCATTGTTAATAACATACCAGACGACTGCTCCAGCTCTCCTTTGAACACTCAAATCTGCACTCCACTAGCGACAAATGACCTTGGGAAAGCATGTGCTGGCATGCCTCTACAAGAACAATCGATTAAGAGGAGTTGGTTAAGAAAAAGTATGACAACTGTTCACAGACAGGCTGTCTATATACTCTGCATTATTACAGCTTTTTCCATCCATATAGGCCATTGGAGAGAACAAAGATGCTTCagtgcacacgcacgcacacacacacacacacacacacacacacacacacacacacacaattttatatatatataaatatattttaacatGCCACAGCTGTCTGATTTATGTGCAGTGTTTGCTAACGCTACAGTTACTGGCATAGTCAAAGCGAATGCAGTTTCCTTTGAACACATGCATGGCTTACTACAGTTGGCAATCCCCCCCTCTGACGGATAAAGGTGgtctaaaatgtgaaaatgtgaatatCATACTCAAAACACGAGTTTGAAGTTCGGTCATGACATTGTTTttaggagaaaacaaacagtaacatAATCAGGTTTGTACAACCTCTGCTGAAGGTTAAAATTTGTATGCTAAGCAGCTAGCCTAACTGATATTACCTTCACACTTAGTTGGCTTGTTAATGGTTATTAATCAGCAAACTAAGCGATCCATAATttcaatcccagcatgcactgggtgaTTCTATGGTACAGTGCCAGAACAGGCTTTATTTCAGGGCTTTTATGTGAAGTTTCAACTTTAGCCTCCTACCTTGTTTGTCACTTTTAgctcagcaggcagctgttttcaccaaAAGCCTCTGTTAAAACCACAGTGCAGCTAACACGTTAGCCAAAACAGCTTTATGAGATGATAATATATCAGATGTAAGTCGTTTTTAGCCAAAGATCCACTAATTTACCTCTAAGATGAACAGAGTTGTTCTGGTAGAGCATTGCTGTAATTCTTTGCCTCCTGTCTCTGTTCTCCTGAGCTTTCCGGGCTCACCAGAGTTCATGGAGGTACACGTGCTGGATGGAAGATTCATTACTTTGGTGAGCACTCAGACCCAGACAGATTGGGAGTGGGAGGAGCAGAGTCTCTCTTTCAGCTGTCAGGGTAAGCCATGTCATCAGTTTGGGCACGAAGGGGTCACCTGCTCCTGCCCCCTCTTGCCTCTCATGACTTAGACATCTGTCAAATTCCCAATTATTTCTCTCTTGTGCAGTTCAAAAAGAAATTGAGGAGCAGCGGTTGTTGCAGGCAGAGGTGGTAAGCGTGGCCACTGATCCTGATCTTCACAGGTTGCCTGTTCGTGGTGGAAACTGTGTTTTATGCATGGTCAGGTGAAGTTAATTTGGTTTACACAGTGCAAATCTGATGGTAGAAAGTAACTTTTTACTTCTACATGTATGTGACAGCTTTAGATACAAGTTACCTTGCAGATTCATATTAttcaaacaaaatatataatcTACAAATAACcattacttttactgcacttttaGTTTTGGTGTGATTGTATTTTGATGGTAATACTTGCGTAGTTTTACTTCGAATTCATGGCTTTTACTTAtgacagagtatttctacattgtGGTTTTGCTCCATTTCTTAAGTAAGATCGAAAAAAATCTGCCACCGCtgccaaaatcacaaatttgtcTTTGCAAAGGCTTTCCAGTCTGTGCAACATACAGTCTGGAAAGCCCTCTATAAGGCAAATTTACAGGCATTATTTTATGAGCTGTACGAGCACAATATACATATAGGAAATATGTAGGTTACATCCAACAGTATATAAAAGTCTTGGTTTATACAAGTCTTATTGACaccaggagacagaggaagagaggatgcCAAAAAAGGAGCATGATATACCTTGTGTGGGTCTGCCTCGTCTCATGGATTACAAGCCAGAGCCAAAACAAACTCTTCATGCTGAAAAGGGACCGTCGACTTAGCTCTGTATCTCTATATTGCCCGTAGTGCCTGGAAATGACAGTGATGgcctttttcattttcccagCAGTAATAACAGTGTGTGTAGGCTATAATATCAGAGGTGGAGAGGTGATtgtgaatctgtttttttgCTGCACTGTAGGTTCCAGAGGTTGAATCTAAACAGGATGTGCATCTTGCTCAGTGTGACTATTGCCAGCAGCTCCGTCAGCCTTTCACACACAGCGAACTGCTGGAAAGAGAAATAGACTTTCAGGGGGTGAGTGCAGCTTGTTTACTTCCAATAAGAAACCGAAAATAAATTCATTAGAAATAATGACTGTTCAGATTGACTGTTTGTGGTGGGAAAAGGTTCACGGGGagagcaaaaaacaaagaggaaaaaagtgtGGAACACtgaatttttcttttgttcgCCTCTTTTGCTGTGAGCAAGCTAAACAAATGAGAGAGCTTATCcttgaagagggagagaaattgGCGCAGAAGGAGTCAGTTTGAAAGATTGATGCGAATGTTCATGCACCCGTCAtgagtgaggaagagagggaagctGCTAAAGAGCAGGCGAGGGAGAGGTGAGTGCCGCGCGTGCCCTGTCCCTTCTGAAATATTTTATATCTTGCAAGGATCGTGGGGACGGCTGCTGAAGGACACAGACGTAACCGCACTGGACCGCATATATATTGATATTTGTTTAATATATTGCATGCCATAAAAGCACTACATTTTTCTTACTGTTGCTTGTAGCAAGAAATATGAGGAGGCACCTGATTCTCAACATTCCCTCCAGGTTTTGCCATTGTATTGTATATTTTACCCGCTTCTGCAGAAAATAACTTAAATTTCTGATGCAGGTTGAGACATTTGCAACCCAAGAGAAAACCTAAACAAGACAACTTCACTAAGCATGCAACCTTGGGCCCTATAGTAGACAAAAGGTATGCAGTCTTTCATGCTTCTCATTGACAAAATATCAATAAAAGCATAATCTCCTTTGTCTGCTCAGGCTGCATTGAGCTCAAACGTAGGTTGTCAAAGAGATTCCCCACATCAATGATGAGCCTCGCATCCTTAAGATAGATATCAAAAATACTACTGGCATGTTTACGCTGTAGGAAGAGGCAGATGGTGCGCTGGAGGTATGTTTGAAGGTATGCTTTCATAATAACATTGCTGCTGCCATGGCCTCTCCTGAACCAGAATAGGTGTTTTATCAACAGTGTATTCACCACAAAACGTAAGAATAACTTGATTATTTTCCATCACGGCTGAAGCAAGAAAGGAAGAAGTTCTACAAAAGTCGGAAATGTTTTCTCACCTTGTGTCCAGATGGAACGGATAATGTTTTGTATCCTTTTAAGCAGTGCACAAAGTGGATGATCAAGGACAAGGTCAAAGTACTTAATGAGAGGGTACACGTTTGTTCCCTTTGATAAAAGGTTTGCACAGTGTTAATGATCCTTAATAGACAAAGTTATCCTTCTGGGAAAGCAGCCATTATAATATCCTCTGCAGAACCTGCTGACTTCACTTACATAATCTTGGAGCACAAGGACGTAGCGCCCGGCATCAAAGGCATTTTCACAAATAAAGGCCACTCCACATGCTGTCATCCCAAAGGAACGATATGCTAATTTTTACTCCTTAAAAACTGTTATTATACTAAATCAAACAAAGTTTGTATTAAGATCAAGCCTTATGGTAATAGTCCCACATTTTGGGTGATGTGCTTATTCGCTTGTCACAGCAGTACATACGAAGTGACCAcaagcagctggttagcttagctggAAACAGAGTTAAGCAGTAAGCTAAGCTGTGTCTGAAGCAGCAAAATTCACTGACCACAACCTCTAAATTGTATACATATCGagcagacagatatgagagcggTATCAATAATTCTCATCTAAGtcccccaaaatgtcaaaccattccTTTAATTCAATTAGTCAGTTAGGaatcaaatgtaaatgttattAGACATCAAAACTCAATCTTaactgcatgttttgttttgtttttttttttatctttgacaCCAAATGGTTAAGATCGCTTAGATTTCTCTTTTGACCAGAGATGGCTTTTTGGTTAACCTGCTGCTCTCATGCTATAGATCAGGATGTGTGTATTGCTAATCTCTGTGGTGTGTCTGAAGGTTGAATCTGACCCCGGTTGGAGGTCTCTGCCTCAGTGAGACAGGAGCTTTGAGGAAGCGCTGGAATTGGTTCTATTTTGACCCGCACGTACGCAACCTTCCCTTCAAGCCTCTAACCTCTGGCCTCGGCCCACACATcagtgtgcgcgcacactcacAGGAACACACGTCCGTCACCTTTGCacatcagaaaaacagcatgCGCTTCAGCGTGGGGTCAAAGCTTAAGGCAGGTAATGATAAATGCACTGTGAATGAAgcgtttctctttgttttataCATGAAAAATATAGGAGCGTCCATGTCGGACTGCATGCAGCAAATCACAGCAGTCATGAGTGatttgcacagaaaaaaagagtggaTTTGAAAAGGGTCcgcatgttattttttttttttatgctgctCATTTATCCAGAGAGCCAGGACAAGCCAGGGCAAGACGTTCTGGAGAGATATATCCAAATGACGAGCTCAGAGATTTACTCTCTGCTTGGCCAGAAGCAGACCTGCGTGTCCCACCTTTACAGTTTCATTAACCAGATGCAGCAGCGTAGCAGACAAATGGAAAAGGAGAAGTCACCCCCAGAAAAGATAAAGACCCATCCATGTAAATTAAGAGGGAAATACAGAATCGGCGAAATTGCCAACATTTCTGGCTGTGTTACAGTTTACAGCCTTATATTAGTTCAAACTTCTTGAGTATCTGGTGCTTATATTCGTTCATGGTTACATTCAGACAGCAAGGGGCTTGAGTTTTATAGAAAAATATGGAGAATTTGTGTTGGTAATGCAGGCATTTCAGTAAGCATTAAGAACAGCTTGTTAAAATCTTGGGGAGGTCGGAATCTGgcaggagaaaataaaaaaaatctgagggAAGACGTGAAGGATGTCTGAGTTTGAGGATGTAATATATAAAAGGTCAGCAGGAACAAATGAGTTCCTGCAGATATCATGTGACACCTTTTCATAAGATCTGTGATTGATTCTGTGTTACTGCTTTTGACAAAAGAGAATAGCCAAACCACAGAATTGAGTgatgactgaaaaacatgaaatccaGTTAAATATTTCTCTTATGATCGAGACCTTCAACTTTTCAGGACGCCTGACTCCTTAATGCAGCTAGTTCTCGTCATTGGTTTTCCAAAGAGAAAAGGACAAGTTGTGCATACATGTTTTCTACTTTGTAAGAGCACAAACAGACCAGCAGCAACAAGAAGAAGGCACTAAACCATGAGTACACACATGTTCTATCCCcctcatccatctctccatAATCCATCTAATCCTGCTTCTCATCTCccaaaatcatcacattttcccAGCTGAGATATTCCCATCCTACCTAACTAGCAATTACGTGGCATTTATAcggaaaagaaagaaagaaatatccGGCGTTTGACCAACCGAACAGTCGGAATAATAACATCCTCCACGCAGTTTATGTTACTCTTCTGTAACATAAATATGGTTTCCTTTGGGTCCCTTGAGGGAAATGGCAAGAGATCAAGGCAGTTTTTTAATTGGATGTCCACATTCTGCATGTGATTTCTATTTCATTCTGGAAGTAAACACAACATAAAGTACTTTCAAGTGCCACACTGCATGCATTATAGAACAATGCTTTGGGATGTAAATCTTACAGAGATACAGTAGATAGAGtctaaaacacatttcctctccaggcattgattaaacccctaaaaactcatctacgttcatcaaaattacataagaagaagaagcaaaccGTGCAGTGTTTCCTACAAGTCATTGTATCAGAATGGTAATATATTTTGTGTATCACTCTCTACATTAGAAATGGTTCCTCAGTTATGTGACGTATGAAACCGTGGCTGTCTGAATCCATTGTTCTGAGACTCTCATTGGCCCGGTTCCAAAGCAGAAAGTCACTCCTGCTTATTTCACTCCTGATACGTCTGCCAGTATATAAAAAACATCCCACTGACATgataacaaggttaaaaacttgatttttattGGAGCTGGTCTTTTATGGGTGCTACTTTCCTCCA
This window encodes:
- the ednrbb gene encoding endothelin receptor type B codes for the protein MWTVALVLCLGNILIRVEASDQHSEPFAVIELSETASSGLLILEKQKSNSSIHPTREAGPKTPHPPMCSESAGIRDAFKYVNTVVSLVVFVVGIVGNSALLKIIYVNKCMRSGPNILIASLALGDLIHIVIDIPINAYRLMAEDWPFGVVLCKLVPFLQKTSVGITVLSLCALSVDRYRAVVSWNRIKGIGVSAWTAIEITLIWVISILLAVPEVVGFDMITMDYKDKHLRICLLHPMQTAQFMQFYKSVKDWWLFGFYFCMPLAWTAIFYALMTRKMLKNTENTLSDHTKQRREVAKTVFCLVIVFALCWLPLYLSRILKLTLYDEKDPNRCQLLSAFLILDYFGINMASLNSCVNPIALYVVSKRFNRCFKACLCSWRLPLQGVTHDEVQSVLKSRTQDQASEQSCNIKAHKQTSTPLPEQGNTLPC